Genomic segment of Arachis stenosperma cultivar V10309 chromosome 4, arast.V10309.gnm1.PFL2, whole genome shotgun sequence:
agaagaagctccCTGGAATGCTAGGTAGTGTATGAATgtaagaaaaaggaaaaaaaaaatatctgaaAAAATAGTAcagtaaatttttaaaaaaagaaaataaaatctgtacctaataatgaaaattttgttAGTTACTTTATTTATGATCGttaattattatgattaataatagAATTAGTATATATACTGTtagaataatagtaataataataaaaaagaaagtaGTAGGTTCggtttatataaataataataataataataataataataataataataataataatagtaataataaataataataatagaaaaatttaGTGTATgttaattgaataataataataataataataataataataataataataatagtaataaaaaatCATGAGTATGGTACGTTTTATACCAataataatacaataataataatcataataatagaaaattagtatgtatgtatgtatgtacaTGTATGTATGCtgtttgaatataataataataataatgataataataataataatttatttggtatagtttttttttatacgaataataataataccaataataataatcagaATAATAGAGAAATGTATGTATGCtgtttgaataataataatagtaataataataataataacttagtatgctttttttattatacgaataataatattgataacaataataataatcataataagctgtttgaataataataataaaaataagtaataataataataataataataataataataataataataataaattagtttgctttttttataataataataatgataataacaataacaataatccTAATAGGAGAGAAAGTGTGTGTTTGAtgtttgaataataataataataattataataataataatgataataataataataataataataataataataatagtaataagaataataatcaGAAATTAGTATGCtgtttttttgtttgaattggTTTTATGCTGGAAATTAGTTTTAATGGACATGTTAAAGTATAGTTGTGTTATTGAATAATATAGTTGTGTTAGATTTGTTCTTATACTGGAAAATGTGGTATTGTAGGCTTCAAGGATGTTGGAGTGTGACCATTTACACCCGCCGGATCCATATAACCAGATTGTTGAGGCACAGTTACGCGAGAGTGGATTTTATTATGTATCCCAAATTGGAGTTGTTAAAGGCCAGTCAGCAATGATTACTGCTCTGATTGAGAGATGGCGGCCCGAGACTCATACGTTCCACTTTCCGGTTGGTGAGTGTGCAGTGACCTTGGAGGATGTGGCGGTAATTCTCGGTCTGCCAACAAATGGTCTTCCGGTTACAGGTCCGACCATGAGTAGCTTTGAGGCATTGGAAGCCGAGTGCTTGCACCACTTTGGAGTTGCACCCAGGAAAATGAATGTAGAGGGAGCTTTATAAAGTTGACGTGGTTTAGGGGTGTGAGAGATCGTATAGAACTGAATGATGTTGTTAGCATGCAGATGTATGTAAAGTGTCACATAATGTTGTTATTTGGTAAAGTTCTATTTACAGATAAGTCGGGTGCAGGGGTGCACTGGAAATTTTTACCCTTGCTCCGCAACTTCGGCCAGATCATACAGTTTAGTTGGGGTTCGGCATGCCTGGCACACTTGTATAGATCATTGTGCAGGGCAACTCGTGTCGACTGCAAGGAGATGGACGGTCCACTGACACTGTTGGTAAGTTGGGCTTGGATCCGGCTACCATTTCTAGCGCCGATTCCTGGCAATCCCCGAGCTTTTCCACTTGCAAACAGGTAATCTTGATTAAAGTATGCGTCGTGGTAATTGATTTAAATTGTATTTAGTTTATGGTAACTTAAGTTAGGAAATGGATTATCCGTCTGCAGGTGGCATAACTGGGACCGTCAAACTATGCCTACCGATATAAAACGCTTGCCCAATTCAGGAGGTTGTTGGATGATCTAGAAGAAGGACAGGTATTGTGTAAAATAGAAGTACCTTATGTAAATTCTTAAGTGAAGTAATTGCTGTGTAATCATCTTACTGGGAGAGGTGTCTAGTTTCTTTGGCAGGCTTATGGCATTGGATACATCGAGCCAGACGTAATTCCCTTAGCCATCCATCATAATTCTGTGGTGTGGAGTGCCACAGTGCCACTTATATCTTTTGAATGCATCGAGTGGCATGCTACTGATAGAGTCAGGAGGCAATTTGGATTGACACAGGGTGTTCCTAGTGAAGTGCAGGATCTAGGTGCATCACATGGGGAAGTTCTAACAGGGCCTAAGAATCAGGACTGGGCCAATACCCACTCGCAATGGGTGATGCAATGGACCAATAGATATAGTCACATTCTATCTGAAGACTTGGAGCATTTACATTATCCTTTAGAAATTTACATGCAGTGGTACCGAGAGGCATATGGTGGCCACTTGCAATTGTCAAACCTTGTGTTtgaagagaatccagaaggtcctccaccaccaccaccaccaccggCACCAGAACCGGAACCGGAACCGGTGGCCGTACCTCCACCACCACCGCCACCGGTGCCGCCACATCAGGGGGTTGATTACTTTGCACCATATGTTCCTTACACGCATCCGTCTGATTATTACTCAGCGTCAGTCCCGTTACACCATCAGGATTGGGGTGGTCCACATTCTGAGTATGGAGAGCAACCTTCATTCAGTCAGCTACTTGGTTTGATGGCATCGGGGTCGCACCAGTCACATTCAGGTATTTAGTCTGTTGACTCAAGCAGAAGTAATGAAGCCGCGGGAGGGATCATACAAAGTGGATATGATAGACGTATTCCGATGACTATGATTCATGAGAGTCATAGAGCAGTTCATCAGGATGAGGTTGAGGATGACTCTGAGGATGAGTCTGAGGATGAGGGTGATGATGAGGGTGATGATGAGGATGAGTCTGAGGATGAGGGGAATGACGCTGATGAGTCTGAGGATGAGGGTGGTGATGAGGATGACAATCCTGCTGACGAGGATACAGCTCCTAGTGCAggtaattatatttataatttatatttgtaattgtatttgtatttatattcatatttgtatttgtttttttatttatttgtagaTATATTTGTAAttgtatttgtatttatttGTAGATATATTTGTAACtgtatttgtatttatatttgtaattgtatttgtatttatatttgtatttgtattcatatttatatttatatttatatttgtacagttatgtttattttgtatttgtatttgttGTGTTTACATAGGTACGGCCACAAGTGAAAAAGGTAAAGGTTACAACCTTCGAGCTGATCCTCCACGTCGGAGTGCAAATCGGTATACACCATCCGGTTTTAAAAGGATTGCAAAGAAGTGCAAAAAGATATACAAGGATATCAAGTGGGGACCGAGGAAGTGAAGTTGTAACTACTTAATTATTGACAATGTTACCTACGTTCTTACTACTATTTAAGACATAATGTGTACTGTTGACTCATTGAGTATGTTATCTAGGTTATTATTGTTAAGTAGGTTGTTATTGTTGACTATGTTTATTTCGTTATTAGTATCTACTTATTGTTAACTAAATTAGTAAGAAACATGGTTGGCATAGTGGCAAAAGGGGAGGGAATGCTCTGCGATGGTCGTGTGTTCGATCCACACGTTAAGCATTTTTTGGGTAGTGGAGGGAGATCCTACAAACCGGTCCAACTTACAAACCGAACCGGCCAGACCATCGGTTCACCGATTTTCCGGTCGAACCGATCGGTCCGGTCCGGTTCTGATAACTATGGCAATTTCAATGCTTTCGTTGTGCAGGTATGATAATTCTTAAATTCCTTTTTAATACTTAAACGAATTAAATtatcaataataacaataataataataataataataataatagtaatagcaataataataataataataataataatatcaataataataatgttcaataaaattgttagaaatatttttacaagaaattcaaaattaactaataattatatgttaactaataattattttttttttttgttcaactACTAGTCGGTTGGACCTGCACTCGGTCCACCACTTTGACGACATCTACTGCGACTATGGCCCTCTGCACCGCATTGCTTGCATTGCCTCGGGCGACGCAACATACGGgtgtccatctcattcaagaaGCGGGTCATCTTCGGCCGGCCCTTGGCAACCCGTCTTAGGAACGGGTTTCCAACGAATCTGGGTCCATGATAAGCAGGCCACGTTGCCGGATTTCCCAGTGGTCGAAACCTAGCCCTGTATACTCTTCGAATTTGGTCCATCTTGTAAACGTCATTAACGAACACTTTCCAATCCAACCTCTGATTTGCGCAACACGCAAACACGTGCCTACACGGAATTCGGTCAACCTGGAATTCACCACAATCACACCGATAGTGGCGCAGGTCAACCGCATACTCAACCCCACTAGGCATCTCGCGTACTTCGAAGACTTCATTTTCTCTATCAAAACAGCAAACCTGTATGTTACCTGATGCTCGTTGATTTGCATTCAGCTTCGTTGTCACCATCTCAGAGAACACAAGTCCAGCACTGATTCGGGCTTCAGCCTCAGCTCTTTTCCTAGTGAACAACTCATTCAGTCTGTAAAATGTCGCCTTAACAAGTGCAGTGACTGGGAGATTGCGTGCACCCTTTAGGACGGAGTTGATACATTCCACAAGATTGGTGGTCATGTGACCCCATCGGTAACCACCATCAAATGCCAAAGCATACTGCTCACGAGGGATCCGATCAAGCCAATTGGTGTAAGCCTCACCCCGTTCCTTTAATCGTTCATAACGCATCTGGTACTCCCTGGTCGTCCGTGAATATCCTATGACAAACATTCAGTAAGCTATGAACACCAGTCTATTTGATCATGCctacaagaaattaaaagttCATTGTATACAAACTTACCAATGTTGACGATAAGCTTCTGCAGGTAAGGTGCTTTGAACTTCCTCAAGAAGTTGGACTCAATATGCCTGATGCAAAACATATGGAAAGCTCTTGGAGGAGACCACGCCCCATTACTTCGTTCAACAGCTGACCTAATCGAATCGTGTCGATCGGAGATTAGTCCGACACCATCACGGGTCACCACATGTTGACGCAGGTTGCTCAGAAAAAAGTGCCATGCATCAGAAGTCTCTCCCTCCACTATGGCAAATGCAATAGGCACGATGTTGTTATTACCATCTTGTGACACTGCAACCAATAAACAACCCTTGTATTTTCCATACAAATGAGTCCCGTCCACCTGCACCACTGGCTTGCAGTGTCTGAAGGCCCTTATACAGGGGTAAAAACTCCAGAAGACTCTATGTAGAACACGTATATCAGGAACCAAATCATCCCCCTGGTAAGCTGGCATTGTTTCAAAGTGAACCACTGCTGATGGCTCTTTGTGGCACATGGCCTC
This window contains:
- the LOC130974490 gene encoding uncharacterized protein LOC130974490, whose product is MYVAPPVVADGEFTVGMEFSSREAVIKAMKDYTIRRGVDYRVYESEPTTFYAKCIEYGNGCDWLIRITKMQKKYCWEIRRYNGSHTCTRSTISQDHSKLDSKTVAEAIKPLVEVDPSIKVKSVIADIQSKFNYTISYRKAWLAKQQAVESIFGSWEASYEALPIWFEAMCHKEPSAVVHFETMPAYQGDDLVPDIRVLHRVFWSFYPCIRAFRHCKPVVQVDGTHLYGKYKGCLLVAVSQDGNNNIVPIAFAIVEGETSDAWHFFLSNLRQHVVTRDGVGLISDRHDSIRSAVERSNGAWSPPRAFHMFCIRHIESNFLRKFKAPYLQKLIVNIGYSRTTREYQMRYERLKERGEAYTNWLDRIPREQYALAFDGGYRWGHMTTNLVECINSVLKGARNLPVTALVKATFYRLNELFTRKRAEAEARISAGLVFSEMVTTKLNANQRASGNIQVCCFDRENEVFEVREMPSGVEYAVDLRHYRCDCGEFQVDRIPCRHVFACCANQRLDWKVFVNDVYKMDQIRRVYRARFRPLGNPATWPAYHGPRFVGNPFLRRVAKGRPKMTRFLNEMDTRMLRRPRQCKQCGAEGHSRSRCRQSGGPSAGPTD